In Actinoplanes sp. NBC_00393, a single genomic region encodes these proteins:
- a CDS encoding NAD(P)H-binding protein, whose protein sequence is MRLVEVAGLGGDGGQVGSHVVRLLRERGIPVRAMTRAAHRVPAGLGVEADFDDPGSLAAAVAGVHAIFLVTAPPVPSADHDLAMVAAARAAGVASIVKLSAIGTGERFGGQVVGAWHVAAEEAVCTSGLAWTILRPSSFASNSLALNLTGDGRQGVIDPRDVAAVAVAALTDPAHHGRVYTLTGPELLSVPEQARILGEVLGRTVTTTDVTELPAGLPPAAAEAIRIGVAWARAGHNAVLTDDVARVLGRPPTGFREWAADHRDHFDQRNPANRSSSRSGAPVVSRTRT, encoded by the coding sequence GTGCGACTGGTCGAAGTAGCCGGCCTCGGCGGCGACGGTGGCCAGGTCGGCTCCCACGTCGTCCGACTACTGCGGGAACGCGGCATCCCGGTGCGCGCGATGACCCGGGCGGCGCACCGCGTACCGGCCGGGCTCGGCGTCGAGGCGGACTTCGACGATCCCGGCAGCCTGGCAGCGGCCGTCGCCGGGGTGCACGCGATCTTCCTGGTCACCGCACCACCGGTGCCGTCGGCCGATCACGACCTGGCCATGGTGGCGGCGGCTAGGGCGGCCGGGGTGGCCTCGATCGTCAAGCTGTCGGCGATCGGCACCGGTGAGCGGTTCGGCGGGCAGGTCGTCGGAGCCTGGCACGTGGCCGCCGAGGAGGCCGTCTGCACCAGTGGTCTGGCGTGGACGATCCTGCGGCCGTCGTCGTTTGCCTCGAACTCCCTCGCGCTGAATCTCACCGGCGACGGCCGGCAGGGTGTGATCGACCCGCGCGACGTCGCGGCCGTGGCGGTCGCGGCCCTGACCGATCCCGCACATCACGGCCGCGTGTACACCCTGACCGGCCCGGAGCTGCTGAGCGTGCCCGAGCAGGCCCGCATCCTCGGGGAGGTCCTGGGCCGCACGGTCACCACGACCGACGTCACCGAACTACCGGCCGGCCTGCCCCCGGCCGCGGCCGAGGCGATCCGGATCGGCGTGGCGTGGGCCCGCGCCGGGCACAACGCCGTGCTGACCGACGATGTCGCCCGCGTGCTCGGGCGCCCGCCCACCGGCTTCCGCGAGTGGGCCGCGGACCACCGGGACCACTTCGATCAGCGCAACCCGGCGAACAGGTCGTCCTCCCGCTCCGGGGCGCCGGTGGTGTCCCGGACCCGGACGTAG
- a CDS encoding carbohydrate ABC transporter permease: MAPASTLTKPPEGVTAPPGETRRRPRRRGQALAGWGYATPTALFVLIFFVVPIVLVGRMSVSDWGLFAGNRGFNAPENFTDAVDDRLFWPAVGFTVKYTVVTTVILLGLALGLALLVQESNRWTGFLRTSILVPSALGLASASLLFYALYSPQSSPLGFLGIDSFLGTPTTALWSTVALIVWRFAGFYMLLLLVGLQGITGDVYEAARLDGAGRWQTFRYVTLPLLKSSLALCTILCVTGSMLAFDQFYILTKGGPDNSTVTIVQLIYNMAFGGQNDLGRAAALSILVLGALLVVNVLQFRGLRDKES, encoded by the coding sequence ATGGCACCTGCATCGACCCTCACCAAGCCGCCGGAAGGCGTGACCGCGCCGCCCGGCGAGACCCGGCGCAGGCCGCGCCGACGCGGCCAGGCCCTCGCGGGCTGGGGCTACGCCACGCCGACCGCACTGTTCGTCCTGATCTTCTTCGTCGTGCCGATCGTGCTGGTCGGGCGGATGTCGGTCTCCGACTGGGGACTGTTCGCCGGCAACCGCGGCTTCAACGCGCCGGAGAACTTCACCGACGCCGTCGACGACCGCCTGTTCTGGCCGGCGGTGGGGTTCACCGTCAAGTACACCGTGGTCACCACCGTCATCCTGCTGGGCCTGGCGCTCGGGCTGGCCCTGCTGGTGCAGGAGTCGAACCGGTGGACCGGCTTTCTGCGCACGTCGATCCTGGTGCCCAGCGCGCTGGGGCTGGCCTCGGCCTCGCTGCTGTTCTACGCGCTCTACTCGCCGCAGAGCAGCCCGCTCGGCTTCCTCGGCATCGACTCGTTCCTCGGTACGCCGACCACCGCACTCTGGTCCACAGTCGCGCTGATCGTGTGGCGGTTCGCCGGCTTCTACATGCTGTTGCTGCTGGTCGGCCTGCAGGGGATCACCGGTGACGTCTACGAGGCGGCCCGCCTGGACGGCGCCGGGCGCTGGCAGACCTTCCGGTACGTCACGCTGCCGCTGCTCAAGTCGTCGCTCGCCCTGTGCACGATCCTCTGCGTCACCGGCTCGATGCTGGCGTTCGACCAGTTCTACATCCTGACCAAGGGCGGGCCGGACAACAGCACGGTCACCATCGTCCAGCTGATCTACAACATGGCCTTCGGCGGCCAGAACGACCTCGGCCGCGCTGCTGCCCTCTCGATCCTGGTGCTCGGCGCGCTGCTGGTCGTCAACGTCCTGCAGTTCCGCGGCCTGCGCGACAAGGAGTCCTGA
- a CDS encoding PIG-L family deacetylase: MSNRPLTLMAVHAHPDDEVTSSGGALARYAAEGVTTIVVTCTDGRCGDGPNGVKPGKPGHDPEAVVAIRRRELEASCAALKVTHLELLGYHDSGMLGWPTNDDPQSFWATPVAVAAERLAGLIRQYRPDVLLTYDTNGGYGHPDHIQVHRVTMAAVDLLDDPPAKVYWSAVPRSAMEQVGERMREMGIGLDGPDPADQPPMGWPDEEITSWIDVSGVLDQKYDALSAHASQGDGAFFLSLGRDMFASVMGTECYVRVRDTTGAPEREDDLFAGLR; encoded by the coding sequence ATGAGCAATCGCCCGCTGACCCTGATGGCCGTGCACGCGCACCCCGACGACGAGGTGACCAGCAGCGGCGGCGCGCTGGCCCGGTATGCCGCCGAAGGCGTCACGACGATCGTGGTGACCTGCACGGACGGTCGCTGCGGCGACGGTCCGAACGGGGTCAAACCGGGCAAGCCGGGCCACGACCCGGAGGCGGTCGTGGCCATCCGCCGCCGCGAGTTGGAGGCCAGCTGCGCCGCGCTGAAGGTGACCCATCTGGAGCTGCTCGGCTACCACGACTCCGGGATGCTGGGCTGGCCGACCAACGACGACCCGCAGTCGTTCTGGGCCACCCCGGTAGCTGTCGCTGCCGAGCGTCTGGCCGGGCTGATCCGTCAGTACCGGCCGGACGTGCTGCTCACCTACGACACCAACGGCGGCTACGGCCACCCCGACCACATCCAGGTGCACCGGGTCACCATGGCCGCCGTCGACCTGCTCGACGACCCTCCGGCGAAGGTGTACTGGAGTGCCGTGCCCCGCTCGGCGATGGAGCAGGTCGGCGAGCGGATGCGGGAGATGGGTATCGGCCTGGACGGGCCGGACCCCGCCGACCAGCCACCGATGGGCTGGCCGGACGAGGAGATCACCTCGTGGATCGACGTGTCCGGGGTGCTCGACCAGAAGTACGACGCCCTCTCCGCGCACGCGAGTCAGGGTGACGGCGCGTTCTTCCTCAGCCTCGGCCGGGACATGTTCGCCTCGGTGATGGGCACAGAATGCTACGTCCGGGTCCGGGACACCACCGGCGCCCCGGAGCGGGAGGACGACCTGTTCGCCGGGTTGCGCTGA
- a CDS encoding carbohydrate ABC transporter permease, which produces MRRMPFYVFTGALAVLFLAPMLWAAVASVSPQAGTAQTDGWGFGNYSTLANYQAGIVQYLLNSTVVSVLTVLFTLLASVFGGYAFAMFKFPGRNALFLLTLAILMVPYATLLIPLYVLLNQLGLQNSLVGLALVLAMFQLPFAVFMMRISFEALPGELREAALIDGCGSFRALRHILVPAVKPGLITVGLFAFLAAWNDFITPLVLISDSDKAPLPLAVANMRQQVMGIVDYGATEAGVVVLALPCVLLFLALQRHYVRGFMSGALKG; this is translated from the coding sequence ATGCGCCGGATGCCCTTCTACGTCTTCACCGGCGCGCTCGCCGTGCTGTTCCTGGCCCCGATGCTCTGGGCCGCGGTCGCCTCGGTCAGCCCGCAGGCCGGCACCGCGCAGACCGACGGCTGGGGGTTCGGCAACTACAGCACCCTGGCGAACTACCAGGCCGGCATCGTGCAGTATCTGCTGAACTCGACCGTCGTCTCGGTCCTGACTGTCCTGTTCACACTGCTTGCCTCGGTGTTCGGCGGGTACGCGTTCGCGATGTTCAAGTTCCCCGGCCGCAACGCGCTGTTCCTGCTCACCCTCGCCATCCTGATGGTCCCGTACGCCACCCTGCTGATCCCGCTCTACGTGCTGCTCAACCAGCTGGGCCTGCAGAACTCGCTGGTCGGCCTGGCGCTGGTGCTGGCCATGTTCCAGCTGCCGTTCGCGGTGTTCATGATGCGCATCTCGTTCGAGGCCCTGCCCGGCGAACTGCGCGAGGCCGCCCTGATCGACGGATGCGGATCGTTCCGGGCCCTGCGGCACATCCTGGTACCGGCCGTCAAACCCGGGCTGATCACGGTCGGCCTGTTCGCCTTCCTGGCCGCCTGGAACGACTTCATCACGCCGCTGGTCCTGATCAGCGACTCCGACAAGGCGCCGCTCCCGCTCGCCGTCGCCAACATGCGCCAGCAGGTGATGGGCATCGTCGACTACGGCGCCACCGAGGCCGGCGTGGTCGTGCTCGCGCTCCCCTGCGTCCTGCTCTTCCTCGCACTGCAACGGCACTACGTCCGCGGATTCATGTCCGGCGCACTCAAAGGGTGA
- a CDS encoding glycoside hydrolase family 127 protein: MTINEAPPTVSGAPALPSHGRLRPLGLSEVTLRPGFWQRRQEVNRSATLAHIEHWLERAGWLGNLEAAPQDRRGREFSDSEIYKLLEAMAWELGRSPDPELEERYRAIVRRVAAVQQPDGYLNTNFGRPGQQPRYSDLEWGHELYCYGHLIQAAVARARTFGTDDLVEVAIRAADHVCDVFGPDGIASVCGHPEIEPALVELYRVTGDRRYLEQARLFVERRGRQTLADIEFGRAYFQDDMPVRAASVLRGHAVRATYLAAGAVDVAIETGDGELLNAVTRQWRNTVARRTYLTGGMGSRHQDEAFGEDFVLPPDRAYSETCAGIGSVMLSWRLLLAHGDPRYADLIERTLFNVIATAPSDDGTRFFYTNTLHQRVLGTEPPAGTLVPRAASTLRAPWFGVSCCPTNLARTFASLAGYLATSDDDGLQLHQYAAAEIRTSLPDGREIGLEIDTDYPVSGRISVRITETPDTPWTLTLRIPQWAGNATLDGMAVSPGQARLRRRFTAGETVVLDLAVRPRLTAADPRIDSVRGCVAVERGPVVYCVESVDLPPHVPVDTLRLDASVPPADGGGGVVASCRITSPVDQEWPYLAPGPEASVKSAEVVLRPYHDWAGRGPSTMRVWLPAY, from the coding sequence GTGACGATCAACGAAGCACCGCCCACCGTCTCCGGCGCCCCGGCGCTACCCAGCCACGGCCGGCTGCGCCCGCTGGGCCTGTCCGAGGTCACCCTGCGCCCCGGGTTCTGGCAGCGCCGGCAGGAGGTCAACCGGTCGGCCACCCTCGCGCACATCGAACACTGGCTGGAGCGGGCCGGCTGGCTCGGCAACCTGGAGGCCGCGCCGCAGGACCGCCGGGGCCGCGAGTTCTCCGACAGCGAGATCTACAAGCTGCTCGAAGCGATGGCCTGGGAACTCGGCCGCTCCCCCGACCCTGAGCTGGAGGAACGCTACCGGGCGATCGTGCGCCGGGTGGCCGCGGTCCAGCAGCCGGACGGGTACCTCAACACCAACTTCGGCCGGCCCGGGCAGCAGCCGCGCTACAGCGACCTGGAGTGGGGGCACGAACTGTACTGCTACGGCCACCTGATCCAGGCGGCGGTGGCGCGGGCCCGCACGTTCGGCACCGACGACCTCGTCGAGGTGGCGATCCGGGCCGCCGACCACGTCTGCGACGTCTTCGGACCGGACGGCATCGCCTCGGTCTGCGGGCACCCGGAGATCGAGCCCGCGCTGGTCGAGCTCTACCGGGTCACCGGCGACCGCCGCTACCTGGAACAGGCCCGGCTGTTCGTGGAACGGCGCGGCCGGCAGACCCTCGCGGACATCGAGTTCGGCCGAGCCTACTTCCAGGACGACATGCCGGTCCGCGCCGCCTCGGTGCTGCGCGGGCACGCGGTGCGGGCGACATACCTGGCGGCCGGCGCGGTGGACGTGGCCATCGAGACCGGCGACGGGGAACTGCTCAACGCGGTGACCCGGCAGTGGCGCAACACGGTGGCCCGGCGTACCTATCTGACCGGCGGCATGGGCTCGCGGCACCAGGACGAGGCGTTCGGCGAGGACTTCGTGCTGCCGCCGGACCGGGCGTACTCGGAGACCTGCGCCGGCATCGGCTCGGTCATGCTGTCCTGGCGGCTGCTGCTCGCGCACGGCGACCCGCGCTACGCCGACCTGATCGAACGCACCCTGTTCAACGTGATCGCCACCGCGCCGTCCGACGACGGCACCCGGTTTTTCTACACCAACACCCTGCACCAGCGGGTCCTCGGCACCGAACCGCCCGCCGGCACGCTGGTTCCCCGGGCGGCGTCCACGCTGCGCGCGCCCTGGTTCGGGGTGTCCTGCTGCCCGACCAACCTGGCCCGCACCTTCGCCAGCCTCGCCGGCTACCTCGCCACCAGCGACGACGACGGTCTGCAGCTGCACCAGTACGCGGCCGCGGAGATTCGGACCAGCCTGCCGGACGGCCGCGAGATCGGCCTGGAGATCGACACCGACTATCCGGTGAGCGGCCGGATCAGCGTGCGGATCACCGAGACTCCGGACACCCCATGGACCCTCACCCTGCGCATCCCGCAGTGGGCGGGCAACGCCACTCTCGACGGAATGGCCGTCTCACCTGGGCAGGCGCGCCTGCGGCGGCGCTTCACCGCCGGCGAGACCGTGGTGCTCGATCTGGCGGTCCGGCCGCGGCTGACTGCCGCGGATCCACGGATTGATTCGGTACGCGGATGTGTCGCGGTCGAACGCGGACCGGTCGTCTACTGCGTCGAGTCGGTCGACCTGCCCCCGCACGTTCCGGTCGACACGCTGCGCCTGGACGCGTCCGTCCCACCGGCCGACGGGGGCGGCGGGGTGGTCGCGTCGTGCCGCATCACGTCCCCGGTCGACCAGGAGTGGCCGTACCTGGCGCCCGGCCCGGAGGCGAGCGTCAAGTCGGCAGAGGTGGTCCTGCGGCCCTACCACGACTGGGCGGGCCGCGGCCCGTCCACGATGCGGGTGTGGTTGCCGGCTTACTGA
- a CDS encoding CsbD family protein, translated as MAFDDKVDNKAEEVGGKVKEGVGRATDDEKLEAEGKADQTSSNLKQAGEKIKDAFKS; from the coding sequence ATGGCGTTCGACGACAAGGTCGACAACAAGGCTGAAGAGGTCGGCGGCAAGGTCAAGGAAGGCGTGGGCCGGGCCACCGACGACGAGAAGCTCGAGGCCGAGGGTAAGGCCGACCAGACCAGCTCGAACCTGAAGCAGGCCGGCGAGAAGATCAAGGACGCTTTCAAGTCCTGA
- a CDS encoding ABC transporter substrate-binding protein, giving the protein MRSGIRRAVAAVAALGLVAALAACGSDDAEGSSSSGAITAEGVDDGSELTLWTRAPLELQAKALVDAYNKSHKNQVKLTIVPNDDYVAKVGAAAGSSNLPDLFAADIVYVPNWTKAGLFSDLTEQIGLLPYADKINQGHITAGTYEDQKFVLPFVLDLSVIFWNKALYKEAGLDPEKGPATLDEFKQHALAIQKLNKKDTYGTYFGGNCGGCNVFTWFPMIWASGEDVMDPEGTKSLLDGPAAQKVYSTWRELQEGGAIAPGSKDETGATWVAAFQEGKIGVMPYPATLLPTASKTVDVGVAPIPGTSAGGGSTFIGGDGIGISKDSKKNQQAWNFLSWLTSEAAQVDVLAANNSTVARTDLADNEFSKKDPRVATVNQVAASPQSKTPFAINFQQAFNAPGSPWVTLLRNQVYGDAGALAGDNSAVTGVLGQ; this is encoded by the coding sequence GTGAGATCAGGGATACGCAGGGCGGTCGCGGCCGTGGCGGCGCTCGGCCTGGTGGCCGCGCTGGCGGCGTGCGGGTCCGACGACGCCGAGGGTTCCAGCTCGTCGGGGGCGATCACGGCCGAGGGGGTCGACGACGGCTCGGAGCTGACACTCTGGACCCGGGCACCGCTGGAGCTGCAGGCCAAGGCGCTGGTCGACGCGTACAACAAGTCGCACAAGAACCAGGTGAAGCTGACCATCGTCCCGAACGACGACTACGTGGCGAAGGTGGGTGCGGCGGCCGGCAGCAGCAACCTGCCCGACCTGTTCGCCGCCGACATCGTCTACGTGCCGAACTGGACGAAGGCCGGCCTGTTCAGTGACCTGACCGAGCAGATCGGGCTGCTGCCGTACGCCGACAAGATCAACCAGGGGCACATCACGGCCGGCACCTACGAGGACCAGAAGTTCGTGCTGCCGTTCGTCCTCGACCTGTCGGTGATCTTCTGGAACAAGGCGCTCTACAAGGAGGCCGGCCTCGACCCGGAGAAGGGCCCGGCGACGCTGGACGAGTTCAAGCAGCACGCGCTGGCGATCCAGAAGCTCAACAAGAAGGACACGTACGGCACGTACTTCGGCGGCAACTGCGGTGGCTGCAACGTGTTCACCTGGTTCCCGATGATCTGGGCCAGCGGCGAGGACGTGATGGACCCGGAGGGCACGAAGTCGTTGCTCGACGGCCCGGCCGCGCAGAAGGTCTACAGCACCTGGCGTGAGCTGCAGGAGGGCGGAGCGATCGCGCCCGGTTCGAAGGACGAGACCGGCGCCACCTGGGTCGCCGCGTTCCAGGAGGGCAAGATCGGCGTGATGCCGTACCCGGCCACCCTGCTGCCGACCGCTTCCAAGACCGTCGACGTGGGCGTGGCGCCGATCCCGGGCACGAGCGCCGGTGGCGGCTCCACCTTCATCGGCGGCGACGGCATCGGCATCTCCAAGGACTCCAAGAAGAACCAGCAGGCCTGGAACTTCCTGTCCTGGCTGACCTCCGAGGCCGCCCAGGTCGACGTGCTCGCGGCGAACAACAGCACGGTGGCCCGGACCGACCTGGCCGACAACGAGTTCTCGAAGAAGGACCCGCGGGTCGCCACGGTCAACCAGGTGGCGGCGTCGCCGCAGAGCAAGACGCCGTTCGCGATCAACTTCCAGCAGGCGTTCAACGCGCCGGGCAGCCCCTGGGTGACCCTGCTGCGCAACCAGGTCTACGGGGACGCGGGGGCTCTGGCCGGCGACAACAGCGCCGTCACCGGCGTACTCGGCCAGTAG
- a CDS encoding LacI family DNA-binding transcriptional regulator produces MEDTLGTATNRPVTLRDVARLAGVSVATASKALNGQPQVRAETRARVIRAAEQLAFSPNTFAQSLITQRSGTVGLLTSDLEGRFSIPILMGAEDAFGSDQTSVFLCDARGDTIREKHHLRALLTRRVDGLIVVGARPDTRASLGRDLPVPVVYAYAPSDDPADLSLVTDNVGGGRLAVDHLIRCGRRRIAHITGDTSYGAAHDRARGALDRLAEEGLELAGGEVWFGMWSEAWGRGAARMLLDRCPDVDAVFAGSDEIARGVLDVLHEERIDVPSQVAVIGFDNWNILAANARPPLTTIDLNLEQLGRTAAQRLSAAMEGHPASGTETLPVRLITRESTAPLS; encoded by the coding sequence TTGGAGGACACGTTGGGCACGGCCACCAACCGCCCTGTCACGCTGCGCGACGTCGCCCGTCTGGCCGGCGTCTCGGTCGCCACCGCGTCGAAAGCGCTGAACGGTCAGCCGCAGGTCCGCGCCGAGACCCGGGCCCGGGTCATCCGCGCCGCCGAGCAGCTCGCCTTCTCACCCAACACGTTTGCCCAGAGCCTGATCACCCAGCGCAGCGGCACGGTCGGGCTGCTCACCTCCGACCTGGAGGGCCGCTTCTCCATCCCGATCCTGATGGGCGCCGAGGACGCGTTCGGCTCCGACCAGACGTCGGTCTTCCTCTGCGACGCCCGCGGCGACACCATCCGGGAGAAACACCACCTGCGGGCATTGCTCACCCGCCGCGTCGACGGCCTGATCGTGGTGGGCGCGCGCCCCGACACCCGGGCATCATTGGGCCGTGACCTGCCCGTCCCGGTCGTCTATGCGTACGCGCCGTCCGACGACCCGGCCGACCTCTCCCTGGTCACCGACAACGTCGGCGGCGGCCGCCTCGCCGTCGACCACCTGATCCGCTGCGGCCGCCGCCGGATCGCCCACATCACCGGCGACACCAGTTACGGCGCCGCCCACGACCGTGCCCGCGGCGCCCTGGACCGCCTCGCCGAGGAGGGCTTGGAGTTGGCCGGCGGCGAAGTCTGGTTCGGCATGTGGTCCGAGGCCTGGGGCCGCGGCGCCGCCCGCATGCTGCTGGACCGCTGCCCCGACGTCGACGCCGTCTTCGCCGGCTCCGACGAGATCGCCCGCGGTGTGCTCGACGTGCTCCACGAGGAACGCATCGACGTGCCGTCCCAGGTCGCCGTGATCGGCTTCGACAACTGGAACATCCTGGCCGCCAACGCCCGCCCCCCACTGACCACCATCGACCTCAACCTGGAACAGCTGGGCCGCACCGCCGCCCAGCGCCTCTCCGCGGCGATGGAGGGCCACCCCGCCTCCGGCACCGAAACCCTCCCGGTCCGCCTGATCACCCGCGAGTCCACGGCTCCCCTCAGCTGA